The proteins below come from a single Acidobacteriota bacterium genomic window:
- a CDS encoding sulfatase-like hydrolase/transferase, which produces MTSRNHLLSRREVLVSGAAATAAALTGCGDAQIPGPRAIRRPNILLLVSDQHRFDWMGRNPDIPVPTPHLDALATRGADFTRAVVPAPVCGPSRSCLASGMEYENCTVERNRDVYNAALRPTFYKHLHDSGYHTMACGKIDLHKGPAGRRPDGKLHMEEWGFSDMLITGSKGGGDSEPYGFWLDSLDPPLKDIHNADIEERQEPRHVNWWGMTDPTPIGDHAYKDNYTARTGMELLDGVPDGSPWFLIVNFNGPHPPMDITERMEREYRGPDRVIEDFPQPHNYHGISRGGQLLAPPSPFTPEHHVRIRQNYAAMIENIDRWIGLYEERLEERGELDDTIVVYTSDHGEMLGDHDYWGKGAPQEASWRIPLVMAGPGIAAGIRSDALVSLMDLAATSLDCAEVGVPGEMQSRSLRPLLDTGRGEHREHVRSALKTGKAVSGQFRVVQDHRYKLVDGFHEEQELYDLEADPWEDENIAAAHPDVVARLEKLLV; this is translated from the coding sequence ATGACCTCTCGCAACCACCTTCTCTCCCGACGCGAGGTTCTCGTCTCCGGCGCCGCGGCGACCGCGGCCGCCCTCACCGGCTGCGGCGACGCGCAGATTCCGGGGCCACGCGCGATCAGGCGGCCGAACATCCTGCTGTTGGTTTCGGACCAGCACCGGTTCGACTGGATGGGACGGAACCCGGACATTCCGGTGCCGACCCCGCACCTGGACGCCCTGGCGACACGCGGCGCCGACTTCACGCGGGCGGTCGTGCCGGCGCCGGTGTGCGGACCGTCGCGGTCCTGCCTGGCGTCCGGCATGGAGTACGAGAACTGCACGGTCGAACGGAACCGCGACGTGTACAACGCGGCGCTCCGGCCGACCTTCTACAAGCACCTGCACGACAGCGGCTACCACACGATGGCGTGCGGGAAGATCGACCTGCACAAGGGTCCCGCCGGCCGGCGCCCCGACGGCAAGCTGCACATGGAGGAGTGGGGCTTCTCCGACATGTTGATCACCGGCAGCAAGGGCGGCGGCGACAGCGAGCCCTACGGGTTCTGGCTCGATTCGCTCGACCCGCCGCTCAAGGACATCCACAACGCGGACATAGAGGAGCGGCAGGAGCCCCGGCACGTCAACTGGTGGGGGATGACGGACCCGACGCCGATCGGCGACCACGCCTACAAGGACAACTACACGGCCCGCACCGGGATGGAACTCCTCGACGGCGTCCCGGACGGCAGCCCCTGGTTCCTGATCGTGAACTTCAACGGGCCGCACCCGCCGATGGACATCACCGAGCGGATGGAGCGCGAGTATCGCGGGCCCGACCGGGTGATCGAGGACTTCCCGCAGCCGCACAACTACCACGGCATCTCACGGGGTGGCCAGCTCCTCGCGCCGCCGTCCCCGTTCACGCCCGAGCACCACGTCCGCATTCGCCAGAACTACGCGGCGATGATCGAGAACATCGACCGCTGGATCGGGCTCTACGAGGAGCGGCTGGAGGAGCGCGGCGAGCTGGACGACACGATCGTCGTCTACACCAGCGACCATGGCGAGATGCTGGGAGACCACGACTACTGGGGCAAGGGCGCTCCGCAGGAGGCTTCGTGGAGGATTCCCCTGGTCATGGCAGGGCCGGGCATCGCGGCCGGCATCCGCAGCGACGCACTCGTCTCCCTGATGGACCTCGCCGCGACCAGCCTCGACTGCGCCGAGGTCGGCGTTCCCGGGGAGATGCAGAGCCGCTCGCTGCGGCCGCTGCTAGACACGGGCCGAGGAGAGCACCGCGAGCACGTCCGCTCCGCCCTCAAGACGGGCAAGGCGGTCAGCGGGCAGTTCCGCGTCGTCCAGGACCACCGCTACAAGCTGGTCGACGGCTTCCACGAGGAGCAGGAGCTGTACGACCTGGAGGCGGACCCCTGGGAGGACGAGAACATCGCGGCCGCACACCCGGACGTCGTGGCGCGGCTGGAGAAGCTGCTGGTGTGA
- a CDS encoding amidohydrolase family protein: MKRNTTKNRGVLLVTLVLLLPIGAVAQTTVLTNATVIDATGAPPIEDAAVVIEGNRISAIHTPSSSAPDPGDDGRVIDLRGAYVLPGLWNNHSHLGDLLPDPKGMLPDEPLLRAMIRAGRNAMDALKAGFTTLRITGERDFMDVAWKEAFDAGVFVGPRIVAGGPPLSTDGDTDWLVRTGKGPEGIRAIVADNIANGVQLIKFLGSRMPPEELIAGIEEAHRHGVPVTIHGGDETARIAAMAGAESMEHGNDLSDDTIRMMAEAGMFLDPTIQCNLSDEFIVERERLIAEAGYVASPEVIEGRVRVSRADERSPEYANHARDVINKAYAAGIRLTTGSDSNPISEIGILEIEQFVFHGIPAMGAIQAATRNSAEMMGMLDDLGTVEVGKLADLIVLEENPLEHISHLRSLSMVIKDGKIVNRSQDEGQTSFWELYLQD; the protein is encoded by the coding sequence ATGAAGCGGAACACAACGAAAAACCGCGGAGTTCTTCTGGTAACTCTCGTTCTGCTGCTGCCCATTGGGGCCGTCGCCCAGACGACCGTCCTCACCAACGCCACGGTCATCGACGCCACCGGCGCGCCGCCGATCGAGGACGCCGCGGTGGTCATCGAGGGCAACCGGATCAGCGCGATCCACACGCCGTCGTCCTCCGCGCCCGACCCCGGCGACGACGGCCGCGTCATCGACCTTCGTGGCGCCTACGTCCTTCCGGGGTTGTGGAACAACCACTCCCACCTCGGCGACCTGCTGCCGGACCCGAAGGGCATGCTGCCCGACGAGCCGCTGCTGCGGGCCATGATCCGCGCCGGCCGCAACGCGATGGACGCGCTGAAGGCCGGCTTCACGACGCTGCGGATCACCGGCGAGCGCGACTTCATGGACGTGGCCTGGAAGGAGGCCTTCGATGCCGGCGTCTTCGTCGGTCCGCGGATCGTCGCCGGCGGCCCGCCGCTCTCGACCGACGGCGACACGGACTGGCTGGTGCGGACTGGCAAGGGGCCGGAGGGGATCCGGGCGATCGTCGCCGACAACATCGCGAACGGGGTCCAGCTCATCAAGTTCCTGGGCAGCCGGATGCCGCCCGAGGAGTTGATCGCCGGGATCGAGGAAGCGCACCGGCACGGCGTTCCGGTCACCATCCATGGCGGGGACGAAACGGCCCGGATCGCCGCTATGGCCGGCGCCGAGAGCATGGAGCACGGCAACGACCTCTCCGACGACACGATTCGGATGATGGCCGAGGCGGGGATGTTCCTCGACCCGACGATCCAGTGCAACCTGAGCGACGAGTTCATCGTCGAGCGGGAGCGGCTGATCGCGGAGGCCGGCTACGTTGCGTCGCCGGAGGTCATCGAAGGCCGCGTGCGGGTCTCCCGCGCCGACGAGCGCAGCCCGGAGTACGCGAACCACGCGCGCGACGTGATCAACAAGGCATACGCCGCGGGCATCCGCCTGACCACCGGCAGCGACTCGAACCCGATCTCCGAGATCGGGATTCTCGAGATCGAACAGTTCGTCTTCCACGGCATCCCGGCGATGGGCGCCATCCAGGCGGCGACCCGCAACAGTGCCGAGATGATGGGCATGCTGGACGACCTGGGCACGGTCGAGGTCGGCAAGCTCGCCGACCTGATCGTGCTCGAAGAGAACCCGCTCGAGCACATCTCGCACCTGCGTAGCCTGTCCATGGTGATCAAGGACGGCAAGATCGTGAACCGCTCGCAGGATGAGGGTCAGACCAGCTTCTGGGAGCTGTACCTGCAGGACTGA
- a CDS encoding amidohydrolase family protein gives MKRRPLSVALAMSAGLAVAVLPLAAQTIVLTDVNIIDGNGGPVQEGMTIVISGARIASITEGPYESPGAGDSAEVHDLDGAWVLPGFWNMHVHLSVMFPHNHALDDELVPSKVIRAGLNAIDGLRHGFTSIRSVGEQDYIDVAWGLAFDQGFFLGPRVFGSGEPVSPTAGHRGSVDEGADGVAAIRKEVRRRVQNGARAIKLFSVEMLPDELEAAVETADNLGVHVTSHVREPGAYAAVAAGVDCLEHGYGLTDETIELMAEKGTFYDPTIICNLSAEYIAEREARLAELGYAEDEEISRLRTMVAFADERSPEFAREQREILKKSAEAGVKLLIGSDSMPIGEMGFLEMEQFVLSGVSEMDTIIAATRNGAEMQGLLDDLGTVEEGKLADLVVLGANPLENISNIRETVMVLKGGVIVDLDAQLGTSTYWDYYGSMELPEGFLAESEEAAGFQRGNTASDQ, from the coding sequence ATGAAGAGGCGTCCGCTCAGCGTGGCGCTGGCGATGTCCGCGGGCCTTGCGGTCGCGGTGCTGCCACTGGCGGCGCAGACGATCGTCCTGACCGACGTCAACATCATCGATGGCAACGGCGGCCCGGTCCAGGAGGGGATGACGATCGTCATCTCGGGCGCGCGGATCGCGTCGATTACAGAGGGACCGTACGAATCGCCGGGCGCCGGCGACAGCGCCGAGGTTCATGATCTCGATGGCGCCTGGGTGCTACCCGGGTTCTGGAACATGCACGTGCACCTGAGCGTGATGTTCCCGCACAACCACGCCCTGGACGACGAACTGGTGCCGTCCAAGGTCATCCGCGCGGGGCTGAACGCGATCGACGGGCTACGCCACGGCTTTACCAGTATCCGCTCGGTGGGCGAGCAGGACTACATCGACGTCGCCTGGGGACTGGCGTTCGACCAGGGTTTCTTCCTCGGTCCGCGGGTCTTCGGCAGCGGTGAGCCGGTGAGCCCGACCGCCGGGCACCGGGGTTCGGTCGACGAAGGGGCCGACGGTGTGGCCGCCATCCGCAAGGAGGTGCGGAGGCGCGTCCAGAACGGCGCCCGGGCGATCAAGCTGTTCAGCGTCGAGATGCTGCCGGACGAACTCGAGGCGGCCGTCGAGACCGCCGACAACCTGGGCGTTCACGTGACCTCCCATGTCCGCGAGCCGGGTGCGTACGCCGCGGTCGCGGCCGGAGTCGACTGTCTCGAGCACGGCTACGGGCTGACCGACGAGACGATCGAGCTGATGGCGGAGAAGGGGACGTTCTACGACCCGACGATCATCTGCAACCTGAGCGCCGAGTACATCGCGGAGCGGGAGGCGCGGCTGGCCGAGTTGGGCTACGCGGAGGACGAAGAGATCTCGCGGTTGCGGACGATGGTCGCCTTCGCCGACGAACGTTCGCCGGAGTTCGCACGAGAACAGCGGGAGATCCTGAAGAAGTCGGCCGAGGCGGGCGTCAAGCTGCTGATCGGCTCGGACTCGATGCCGATCGGCGAGATGGGATTCCTCGAGATGGAGCAGTTCGTCCTCTCCGGCGTCAGCGAGATGGACACGATCATCGCGGCCACCCGCAACGGGGCCGAGATGCAGGGCCTGCTCGACGATCTCGGCACGGTCGAGGAGGGGAAGCTGGCCGACCTGGTCGTCCTGGGGGCCAACCCGCTCGAGAACATCTCGAACATCCGCGAGACCGTGATGGTGCTCAAGGGGGGCGTCATCGTCGACCTGGACGCGCAGCTCGGGACGTCGACCTACTGGGACTACTACGGCTCGATGGAGTTGCCGGAGGGTTTCCTCGCTGAGTCCGAGGAGGCCGCCGGTTTCCAGCGCGGCAACACGGCATCGGATCAATAG
- a CDS encoding CRTAC1 family protein — MKPDPPGGEPPEDELVAEDDAVIGRAFARSLKVLAALAAAALIVVALRYVFRAAPEEAREIPVAAPRALATPPEVPAVAFTDVTAAAGIDFVHVNGAEGEALLPETMGAGAAFFDFDRDGDQDLLLVNSTTWDAQADAGPTMALYENDGAGRFADRTAAVGLATSFYGTGVAVGDVDNDGWADLFVSAVGPNRLFRNVEGGRFEDVTASAGVAGADTEWSSSSALFDADGDGDLDLLVGNYVRWSREIDIEVGYQLTGVGRAYGPPLNYGGTTMDFYRNDGSGSFTDVSEDAGMHILNPATDTPVAKTLGLAPVDVEGDGDIDVLVANDTVRNFLLVNDGSGVFAEEGGSYGLAYSREGAATGAMGADAADFRNDGELGFAIANFANEMTSLYVSQGDPTLWSDEAITAGIGAPSRRVLSFGLFFFDYDLDGRLDLLQVNGHLEDDIEIVEPSQQYRQAPQLFWNAGPDAAATFVPVEPAAGDGLTRELVGRGSSYADIDGDGDVDVLLLQTGDRPLLLRNDQETGHRWLRFLLRGDGERVNRDAIGAWVEVQQRTATGPVLQRRRVMPTRSYQSQVEPVVTIGLGASGSVDELERVEVLWPDGTRQAVEVAGLDRVVEVEYASSD; from the coding sequence TTGAAGCCGGATCCGCCGGGCGGCGAGCCCCCGGAAGACGAACTCGTAGCCGAGGACGACGCGGTCATCGGCCGGGCGTTCGCTCGCTCGCTCAAGGTGCTGGCCGCGCTGGCCGCTGCCGCCCTGATCGTCGTCGCGCTCCGCTACGTGTTCAGGGCGGCGCCCGAGGAGGCTCGGGAGATCCCGGTTGCCGCGCCGCGCGCGTTGGCGACGCCGCCGGAGGTGCCCGCCGTCGCCTTCACGGACGTCACGGCGGCAGCGGGCATCGACTTCGTCCACGTCAACGGCGCCGAGGGCGAGGCCCTGCTGCCGGAGACGATGGGCGCGGGCGCGGCCTTCTTCGACTTCGACCGGGACGGCGACCAGGACCTGCTGCTGGTCAACTCGACCACCTGGGACGCCCAGGCGGACGCCGGCCCGACGATGGCGCTCTACGAGAACGACGGCGCCGGCCGCTTCGCCGACCGCACCGCCGCAGTCGGCCTGGCGACGAGCTTCTACGGCACCGGCGTCGCGGTCGGCGACGTGGACAACGACGGCTGGGCCGACCTGTTCGTCTCCGCGGTGGGGCCGAACCGCCTGTTCCGGAACGTGGAAGGGGGCCGCTTCGAGGACGTGACCGCTTCCGCGGGGGTGGCGGGCGCGGATACCGAGTGGAGCAGCAGCAGCGCCCTCTTCGACGCGGACGGAGACGGCGACCTGGACCTGCTGGTCGGCAACTACGTCCGCTGGTCGCGCGAGATCGACATCGAGGTCGGCTATCAGTTGACCGGCGTCGGGCGAGCCTACGGACCGCCGCTCAACTACGGCGGCACGACGATGGACTTCTACCGCAACGACGGCTCGGGCTCCTTCACCGATGTTTCGGAGGATGCCGGGATGCACATCCTGAACCCGGCCACCGACACGCCCGTGGCCAAGACCCTTGGCCTGGCGCCGGTGGACGTCGAGGGCGACGGTGACATCGACGTGCTGGTCGCCAACGACACGGTGAGGAACTTCCTGCTCGTGAACGACGGCAGCGGCGTCTTCGCCGAGGAGGGGGGCAGCTACGGCCTCGCCTACAGCCGCGAGGGCGCGGCGACCGGGGCGATGGGCGCCGACGCCGCCGACTTCCGCAACGACGGCGAGCTCGGCTTCGCGATCGCGAACTTTGCCAACGAGATGACCTCCCTCTACGTTTCCCAGGGCGACCCCACGCTGTGGAGCGACGAAGCGATCACCGCCGGCATCGGCGCGCCGAGCCGCCGCGTGCTGAGCTTCGGGCTGTTCTTCTTCGACTACGACCTGGACGGGCGCCTCGACCTGCTCCAGGTCAACGGCCACCTCGAGGACGACATCGAGATCGTCGAGCCGAGCCAGCAGTACCGCCAGGCGCCGCAGTTGTTCTGGAACGCCGGTCCGGACGCGGCGGCGACCTTTGTGCCGGTTGAGCCGGCGGCGGGCGATGGCCTGACTCGAGAGCTCGTCGGCCGCGGGTCGAGCTACGCCGACATCGACGGCGACGGCGACGTCGATGTTCTGCTGCTGCAAACGGGTGATCGGCCGCTGCTGCTGCGCAACGACCAGGAGACCGGCCACCGCTGGCTGCGGTTCCTGCTCCGCGGCGACGGCGAGCGCGTGAACCGGGACGCGATCGGCGCCTGGGTCGAGGTCCAGCAGCGGACCGCGACCGGACCGGTGCTCCAGCGGCGCCGCGTCATGCCGACCCGCAGCTATCAGAGCCAGGTCGAGCCGGTCGTAACGATCGGCCTGGGTGCGTCCGGGTCGGTCGACGAACTGGAGCGGGTCGAAGTGCTCTGGCCCGACGGCACCCGGCAGGCGGTCGAGGTCGCCGGACTCGACCGGGTGGTCGAGGTGGAGTATGCGTCTTCAGACTGA
- a CDS encoding HD domain-containing protein produces MQERHGRLVQQMRFLVEVDRLKQVLRRTSIVGNERLENSAEHSWHVSLMALVLSEHAAASGLDQLKVLKMLIVHDLVEIDAGDTFVYDQAGLKDQEEREERAAERIFGLLPAESGAELRAIWDEFEARESPEAKFARALDRLQPMVLNYINGGGPWQEHGVRADQVREINGCIEDGAPELWRYAEELIEDAVRRELLAP; encoded by the coding sequence ATGCAGGAACGGCACGGACGCCTGGTGCAGCAGATGCGCTTTCTGGTCGAAGTCGACCGGCTCAAGCAGGTGCTGCGGCGCACGTCCATCGTCGGCAACGAGCGCCTCGAGAACTCCGCGGAGCACTCATGGCATGTGAGCTTGATGGCGCTGGTTCTGTCGGAGCACGCGGCCGCCTCCGGGCTCGATCAGCTCAAGGTGCTGAAGATGCTGATCGTGCACGATCTGGTCGAGATCGACGCGGGCGACACCTTCGTCTACGATCAGGCCGGTCTGAAGGACCAGGAGGAGCGCGAAGAGCGTGCGGCGGAGCGGATCTTCGGGCTGCTGCCGGCCGAGAGCGGCGCCGAACTGCGTGCGATCTGGGACGAGTTCGAGGCGCGGGAGAGCCCCGAGGCGAAGTTCGCGAGGGCGCTGGACCGCCTGCAGCCGATGGTGCTCAACTACATCAACGGCGGCGGCCCCTGGCAGGAGCACGGCGTCCGGGCCGACCAGGTGCGCGAGATCAACGGTTGCATCGAGGACGGCGCGCCCGAACTCTGGCGCTACGCAGAGGAACTGATCGAAGACGCCGTTCGGCGCGAACTCCTGGCTCCTTGA